One genomic window of Rhizomicrobium sp. includes the following:
- a CDS encoding alpha/beta hydrolase codes for MPDFVRKKMALADGEVSYLEGAGEAPLLHFAHATGFDAQTYRGLLTPLQGRFRVAAADLRGHGFTTLPAVPGPLADWFTFGKDLAAILDGLAAGPAILAGHSMGAITSLMVAAARPELVRGLVLVEPVLVPRFSRQIAYVMRLLGRTPPGNTNLAALAAKRRAIFPSFEAALAAYRGRGAFKTWPDETIADYLRGGLLPTGNGTEMRLACEPAWESSVFQHAPPGIARLARQVRCPLTLLYAGDGTAREREVRLVARLHGDARTIKVPGTTHFLPMERPDVVQDEIARMGRITG; via the coding sequence ATGCCCGATTTCGTGCGCAAGAAAATGGCGCTCGCCGATGGCGAGGTGTCGTATCTGGAAGGAGCGGGCGAGGCGCCGCTGCTGCACTTCGCGCATGCGACGGGGTTCGATGCGCAGACCTATCGCGGCTTGTTGACGCCGCTGCAGGGCCGCTTTCGTGTCGCCGCCGCCGATCTGCGCGGCCATGGATTCACGACGCTGCCCGCCGTGCCGGGGCCGCTCGCCGACTGGTTCACCTTCGGGAAGGATCTGGCGGCGATCCTCGATGGGCTCGCGGCCGGGCCGGCGATCCTCGCCGGGCATTCGATGGGCGCGATCACCAGCCTGATGGTCGCGGCGGCGCGGCCCGAGCTGGTGCGCGGTCTTGTCCTGGTGGAGCCGGTGCTGGTGCCGCGCTTCAGCCGCCAGATCGCTTACGTGATGCGCCTCTTGGGGCGAACCCCGCCGGGCAACACGAACCTCGCGGCGCTGGCGGCGAAACGGCGCGCGATCTTTCCGTCGTTCGAGGCCGCGCTGGCGGCCTATCGCGGCCGGGGCGCGTTCAAGACCTGGCCGGACGAGACGATCGCCGATTATCTGCGCGGCGGGCTTCTGCCGACCGGCAACGGGACGGAGATGCGGCTGGCCTGCGAGCCGGCGTGGGAGTCGTCGGTGTTCCAGCATGCGCCGCCGGGCATCGCGCGGCTGGCGCGGCAGGTGCGCTGCCCGCTGACGCTGCTTTATGCGGGCGACGGCACGGCGCGCGAGCGCGAGGTGCGGCTCGTGGCGCGGCTGCATGGCGACGCGCGGACGATAAAAGTGCCGGGGACGACGCATTTCCTGCCGATGGAGCGGCCCGACGTGGTGCAGGACGAGATCGCGCGGATGGGGCGGATAACGGGATAG
- a CDS encoding CAP domain-containing protein, translated as MRALVSAFAFLLLAGCSTIEAVVAPPPPPDPKTLMPALEERIAVLVADERSRIDPKARSLMIDPELSDIARKRAADMAAKNYFAHTAPNGDTSASLLMAEDARFQGLLGENMAAQHYTPAAAIDVNDLARRFVASWLASAPHKENLSFADYNRTGVGAAVNGDTIYVTQLFSTDLGLGPHDDAAPPAVVTPLPSAKDSKAAAPLPLPPEAALRGSEGGR; from the coding sequence ATGCGCGCGCTCGTTTCCGCGTTCGCGTTCCTGCTGCTGGCGGGCTGTTCGACCATCGAAGCGGTCGTGGCGCCACCGCCGCCGCCCGATCCCAAGACGCTGATGCCGGCGCTGGAGGAGCGCATCGCCGTGCTCGTCGCCGACGAGCGCTCGCGCATCGATCCCAAGGCGCGGTCGCTGATGATTGATCCGGAATTGTCGGACATCGCGCGCAAGCGCGCCGCCGACATGGCGGCGAAGAATTACTTCGCGCACACCGCGCCCAATGGCGACACCTCCGCCAGCCTGCTGATGGCGGAAGACGCGCGTTTCCAGGGACTTCTCGGCGAGAACATGGCGGCGCAGCATTACACGCCGGCGGCCGCGATCGACGTCAACGACCTGGCGCGCCGCTTCGTCGCGAGCTGGCTCGCGAGCGCGCCGCACAAGGAGAACCTGTCCTTCGCCGACTACAATCGCACCGGCGTCGGCGCCGCGGTGAACGGCGACACGATCTATGTGACGCAGCTCTTCTCGACCGATCTGGGGCTCGGCCCGCATGACGACGCCGCGCCGCCGGCCGTCGTCACGCCGCTGCCGAGCGCCAAGGACAGCAAGGCCGCCGCGCCGCTTCCCCTGCCGCCGGAGGCCGCCTTGCGCGGCAGCGAGGGCGGCCGTTGA
- a CDS encoding helix-turn-helix domain-containing protein, protein MDEMNGLTEREDAVVPSKEDVALATESSRILSAMDGEGELRVRLEGDVELRLPSAVRTLLMHLLTEMSRGNAVTIIPIHAELTTQEAADFLNVSRPHVVKLLDRGDIAHHKAGSHRRVRFSDLQKYKASQEKKRDAALDELVSQAQGLKMGY, encoded by the coding sequence ATGGATGAAATGAACGGATTGACCGAAAGAGAAGACGCAGTGGTTCCGAGCAAGGAGGATGTAGCACTAGCGACGGAATCGAGCCGCATTCTATCTGCAATGGATGGCGAAGGTGAACTTCGTGTCCGGCTGGAGGGGGATGTTGAACTGCGCCTGCCATCGGCTGTTAGGACTTTGCTTATGCATCTTCTAACGGAGATGTCGCGCGGTAATGCCGTAACGATAATTCCCATCCATGCGGAGCTGACAACTCAAGAGGCGGCGGATTTCTTAAATGTTTCCAGGCCGCATGTTGTCAAATTGTTGGATCGTGGTGACATCGCTCACCACAAGGCCGGCAGTCATCGCAGGGTTCGATTTAGCGACTTGCAGAAGTACAAAGCTTCTCAAGAAAAGAAGCGAGACGCAGCACTCGACGAGTTGGTGTCTCAAGCCCAGGGTCTAAAGATGGGCTACTAA
- a CDS encoding DUF962 domain-containing protein produces the protein MAPRTNRPIETYSDFWPYYLHEHARPATRALHFLGTGLALACLLAALATGRPWLGLVALIAGYGPAWIAHFFVEKNRPATFTYPLWSLVSDFRMAWLWATGHLADELYRAGSLTRN, from the coding sequence ATGGCGCCGCGCACCAACCGCCCGATCGAAACCTATTCCGATTTCTGGCCCTATTATCTTCACGAACACGCCAGGCCCGCGACCCGCGCCCTGCATTTCCTCGGCACCGGCCTCGCGCTGGCATGCCTCCTGGCGGCGCTCGCGACGGGCCGGCCCTGGCTCGGTCTGGTCGCGCTCATCGCCGGTTACGGCCCCGCCTGGATCGCCCATTTCTTCGTGGAGAAGAACCGCCCCGCGACCTTCACCTACCCCCTGTGGTCGCTGGTCTCGGATTTCCGCATGGCCTGGCTCTGGGCCACCGGCCATCTCGCGGACGAACTCTACCGGGCCGGGTCGCTAACAAGAAATTAA
- a CDS encoding PIN domain-containing protein: MSKYTAVYDACVLYPAPLRDLLMQLAAARLFRVKWTTKIHEEWTRNLLANREDLKQADLDRTVELMNTALPDALIEGYESLVEGIVLPDKNDRHVVAAAIFGRADAIVTTNLKDFPADVLAKYNLEALHPDDFISLQITLDQAAVL, encoded by the coding sequence GTGTCAAAATACACTGCCGTCTATGATGCCTGTGTATTGTATCCCGCGCCGTTGCGAGATCTGCTCATGCAGCTCGCAGCGGCGCGGCTTTTCCGCGTGAAATGGACCACAAAAATTCACGAGGAGTGGACTCGGAATCTCTTGGCCAATCGAGAGGACCTCAAACAGGCGGACCTGGATCGCACGGTCGAACTGATGAATACCGCGCTCCCCGACGCCCTCATTGAAGGATATGAGAGCCTGGTCGAGGGCATTGTTCTTCCCGACAAAAACGATCGTCACGTAGTTGCCGCCGCTATCTTCGGTCGTGCAGACGCAATTGTGACAACCAACCTCAAAGATTTTCCCGCCGACGTGCTGGCGAAATACAACCTGGAAGCGCTGCATCCTGACGACTTTATCAGTCTCCAGATCACTCTCGACCAAGCGGCCGTTCTCTAG